One region of Dehalococcoidia bacterium genomic DNA includes:
- a CDS encoding ABC transporter permease, with protein sequence MANTAPLREGLAIAREAHDQTGVAAWPGQVLRFARRKPLGAVGGVLVLALFIAGLFASLIAPYGYDARDYTSLLSGFSPAHLLGTDDVGRDMFSRIIYGARVSMIVGVCTVTLSTTLATVVGVIAGYYGGGVDLIVQRLVDVWIAFPAILLLIVFAAMFGTPTSDFSIPFGAFTLRLQPADQRMFQIILAIGLILAGGFSRVVRSAVLAMRTNLYMEAARSLGIGTPRMLVRYVLPNVLPTIVVIATVQLGTVILIESIISFLGFGIPPPIPTWGQMLSGNAERFINRAPLLAVWPGIAISLAVFGFNMLGDALRDVLDPRLRGG encoded by the coding sequence ATGGCGAACACCGCACCGCTGCGCGAGGGTCTCGCCATCGCGCGCGAAGCGCACGACCAGACCGGCGTGGCCGCCTGGCCGGGGCAAGTCCTGCGCTTTGCCCGCCGCAAGCCGCTCGGCGCGGTGGGCGGGGTGCTGGTGCTGGCCCTCTTCATCGCCGGGCTGTTCGCCTCGCTGATCGCGCCCTACGGCTACGACGCGCGCGACTACACCTCGCTGCTCAGCGGCTTCTCGCCCGCGCACCTGCTCGGCACGGACGACGTCGGCCGCGATATGTTCAGCCGCATCATCTACGGGGCGCGCGTGAGCATGATCGTCGGCGTCTGCACGGTGACGCTCTCGACCACGCTGGCGACGGTGGTCGGTGTGATCGCGGGCTACTACGGCGGCGGCGTCGATCTGATCGTGCAGCGGCTCGTGGACGTCTGGATCGCCTTCCCGGCGATCCTGCTCTTGATCGTCTTCGCCGCCATGTTCGGCACGCCGACCAGCGACTTCAGCATCCCGTTCGGCGCCTTCACGTTGCGGCTCCAGCCCGCGGACCAGCGCATGTTCCAGATCATCCTGGCGATCGGGCTGATCCTGGCCGGCGGGTTCTCGCGCGTGGTGCGCAGCGCCGTGCTGGCGATGCGCACGAACCTGTACATGGAGGCGGCGCGCTCGCTGGGCATCGGCACGCCGCGCATGCTCGTTCGCTATGTGCTGCCCAACGTGCTGCCGACGATCGTGGTGATCGCGACGGTGCAGCTCGGCACCGTGATCCTGATCGAGTCGATCATCAGCTTCCTCGGCTTCGGCATTCCCCCGCCGATCCCCACCTGGGGGCAGATGCTGAGCGGCAACGCGGAGCGCTTCATCAATCGGGCGCCGCTGCTCGCGGTCTGGCCGGGAATCGCGATCTCGCTGGCCGTCTTCGGGTTTAACATGCTGGGCGATGCGCTGCGCGACGTGCTCGACCCGCGCCTGCGCGGCGGCTGA